The genomic segment GCGCCAGGGCGGGCTGCCCTGCTCGCGCCACGTGCGTGCCACGCCGTGCAGCGCCGCTGAGATCAGCGCCAGCGTGTCGTTGGTCGCCTCTGGTAGCGTCACTACGGTCGAGACCGAGCGCATCGGCTCGCCGCGTTCGTGCTCGCTCGTGTGATAGAAGACCGTGATGTGATCGGTGCCGAGTCCTTCTCTTCGCAGCTTCTCGCCCAGCCGCGTCGCGTGGGCGGCGACCGCCTGCTCAAGCTCGGCCCGCTCCGTCACCCGGCCGGAGAACGAGCGCGTCACAGCGCAGTCCTTACGTCGTGCCGGCACAAGTTCGAGCCCAAGGCAGGACACGCCGCGCAGTTCGTGAATGATGCGCTCGCCCACCACCGTCAGCGCCTTGCGCACCGGACGCGGATCGATGTCACGCAGGTCCGCCACGGTGTCGATGCCCATAGCTTCGAGCTTCGGCAGCGAGGCGCGGCCGACGCCCCACAGTTCGCCAACGTGGATGCGGCAAAGCCAGTGCTCATAAGCCGTGGGATCGGTCAGGTCGCAGACACCGTCGAGTTCGGGCACCGTCTTGGCGATGTGGTTGGCGAGCTTCGCGAGCGTTTTGGTCGGGCCGATGCCGACGCAGGTCGGGATGCCGGTCCAGGCTCGCACGGTGGCGCGGATGTCCCGGGCGAGCGCGACGCGGTCCCGGCGCACGAAGCCGGTCAAATCGAGGAAGCTCTCGTCGATCGAGTACACCTCCACGTCGGGAGTGGCGTCGCGGTAGATCGCGTTGATGCGCGCCGACATGTCCCCGTAGAGGGTGTAGTTCGACGAGAACACGCGCACGCCCTGAGCTTCGCAGAGGCCAGGGATCTTGAAGTAGGGATCCCCCATCTTGATCCCGAGTGCCTTGGCCTCGGGCGTGCGGGCGATAGCGCATCCATCGTTATTGCTCCGCACAATCACGGGAATTCGGGCGAGCTTCGCGTCGAACACGCGCTCGCACGAACAGTAAAAGCTGTTGCCGTCGATCAGCGCGAGGGCTCGCCCGCCCCCAATCCGATCGCGCAGGCGCGCCTCGGCGCCATTCATCGGCCTTGACCGGCACGGGCGACATGCCAGCGGATGGTGAAGCGCACCACACCCCACACGTTGACCTCGGCCAGTTCGTCCAGGGCGTAGAGCGGCAGCTCGGCATTATCGAAGGAGAGGTGCGCCCGGTTTCCCTCGACCACCAAGCGCTTGATTGACATCTCGCCGTCCAC from the Methylorubrum extorquens genome contains:
- the umuC gene encoding component of DNA polymerase V, subunit C (Evidence 2b : Function from indirect experimental evidences (e.g. phenotypes); PubMedId : 2989816, 2989817; Product type e : enzyme), giving the protein MNGAEARLRDRIGGGRALALIDGNSFYCSCERVFDAKLARIPVIVRSNNDGCAIARTPEAKALGIKMGDPYFKIPGLCEAQGVRVFSSNYTLYGDMSARINAIYRDATPDVEVYSIDESFLDLTGFVRRDRVALARDIRATVRAWTGIPTCVGIGPTKTLAKLANHIAKTVPELDGVCDLTDPTAYEHWLCRIHVGELWGVGRASLPKLEAMGIDTVADLRDIDPRPVRKALTVVGERIIHELRGVSCLGLELVPARRKDCAVTRSFSGRVTERAELEQAVAAHATRLGEKLRREGLGTDHITVFYHTSEHERGEPMRSVSTVVTLPEATNDTLALISAALHGVARTWREQGSPPWRYSKAGVVTVDLVPLAASQRALIGRLDRERSTQLMGAMDACNVRFGRGSVVPARAGLAQQRRAWSTKFEMRTPRYTTQVNELPVAQA